Genomic segment of Actinomycetes bacterium:
TCCACAGCAGCTACCTGTCGAGGTCGCGGGTGTACGGCGCCAGCTACGGGATCTTGCAGCCCACGCTGGAGCGGATCACCGCCCGGATCGCGGTCAGCGAGGCGGCCCGCAGCACCGTCGTCCAGCACGTGGGCGGTGACGCCGTCCTCATCCCCAACGGGGTCGCGCTGCGCCGCTACGCGAAGGCCGACCCGATGCCGGGCTGGCCCGGCCAGGGGGGCGCGCTCGGGTTCCTGGGCCGCATCGACGAGCCGCGCAAGGGGCTGCCGGTGCTGCTGGAGGCGCTGCGTGCCGTGGTGGCCGAGCATCCGGGGGTGCGGCTGCTGGTGGCCGGCCCCGGCGACGTCGACGAGGTCCGCGACTCCATCGACCCGGACCTGCGCGACCGGGTCGAGCTGCTGGGCCTGGTGAGCGACGCGGACAAGGCCGCCATGCTGCACTCGGTGGACCTCTACGTCGCCCCCAACACCGGGGGCGAGAGCTTCGGGATGATCCTGCTCGAGGCGATGGCCGCCGGCGCGCCGGTGCTGGCCAGCAACCTCGACGCGTTCCGGTCGGTCCTGGACGACGGACGCGCCGGTCGGCTGTTTCCGGTGGGTGACCCGGGCGCCCTGGCCGCAGCGGCCAACGAGCTGCTCCGGGACCGCGCGAAGCGGACGGCGCTGGCCGAGGCGGGGACGGCGGTGGCCCGGCGCTACGACTGGCAGACCGTGGCGCAGCAGGTGCTGGCCGTGTACGAGACCGTCATTCTGCCCGGGATCCCGGTTGGTGTGGACCCCCGCGCGCAGGCCTTCGGGCTGTTCTCCACCCGGCTGAAGGACGCCAACGGATGACCACGCGCTGGGTGCTGGGCGCGCTCCTGCTGGCCCTGGCGCTGCTCGGGCTGTACCTGCGCGGGCTGGCCGGCCGGCTGGACCGGCTGCACGTGCGGGTTGAGGCGGCGTCCAACGCGCTCGACGCGCAGCTGGTCCGTCGGTCGGGGGTCGCTCTCGAGCTGGCGACGTCCGGCCTGCTCGACCCGGCCAGCAGCATGCTGCTGGCGGCGTCGGCGCACGCGGCGCAGGCCGCCGACCCGGCGACGAGGGAGGAGGCCGAGAGCG
This window contains:
- a CDS encoding glycosyltransferase family 4 protein encodes the protein MRVGLVCPYSWDVPGGVKEHVRDLAEELLRLGHEVSVLAPGDPDAVVEPYVVLSGRAVPVPFNGSVARLSFGPVSASRTRRWIREGGFDLLHVHEPVSPSVSMLAVWAASGPVVGTFHSSYLSRSRVYGASYGILQPTLERITARIAVSEAARSTVVQHVGGDAVLIPNGVALRRYAKADPMPGWPGQGGALGFLGRIDEPRKGLPVLLEALRAVVAEHPGVRLLVAGPGDVDEVRDSIDPDLRDRVELLGLVSDADKAAMLHSVDLYVAPNTGGESFGMILLEAMAAGAPVLASNLDAFRSVLDDGRAGRLFPVGDPGALAAAANELLRDRAKRTALAEAGTAVARRYDWQTVAQQVLAVYETVILPGIPVGVDPRAQAFGLFSTRLKDANG